A genome region from Tenrec ecaudatus isolate mTenEca1 chromosome 13, mTenEca1.hap1, whole genome shotgun sequence includes the following:
- the LOC142424551 gene encoding large ribosomal subunit protein uL13-like: MVEGHLLVFHGCGPLLCLLGAIVANQVLLGLKMVMVHWESINVSGYFYRNKLKCLAFPSTPRPRVAPLRARTAAHKTMRGIGCPGPAPRWDELPPPQIRRKAMAVPAVRKVVRLKPTRKFASLGRLAHEVGWKYQAMPTAPEKKRTEKNKIH, translated from the coding sequence ATGGTGGAGGGGCATCTCCTGGTGTTCCATGGCTGTGGCCCTCTCCTGTGCCTACTGGGGGCCATTGTGGCCAACCAAGTGCTGTTGGGTCTGAAGATGGTGATGGTGCACTGGGAGAGCATCAATGTTTCTGGCTACTTCTACAGAAACAAGTTGAAGTGCCTGGCCTTCCCCTCCACTCCCCGGCCCCGAGTCGCACCTCTGCGTGCTAGGACTGCTGCCCACAAGACCATGCGTGGGATTGGCTGCCCTGGACCGGCTCCCCGGTGGGACGAGCTCCCACCCCCTCAGATAAGAAGGAAAGCGATGGCAGTCCCTGCTGTCCGCAAGGTGGTGCGACTGAAGCCCACACGCAAATTTGCCTCCCTGGGCCGCCTAGCCCACGAGGTGGGCTGGAAGTACCAGGCGATGCCAACAGCCCCGGAGAAGAAGAGGACGGAGAAGAACAAAATCCATTAG